One stretch of Phaeodactylum tricornutum CCAP 1055/1 chromosome 9, whole genome shotgun sequence DNA includes these proteins:
- a CDS encoding predicted protein, which produces MALPHRAVAPFPYHRPLQVQGEESKNSDRNLRRDHLLRESFLAVRFAEAFVRLVRAASLSPPHKNYLLAICDDRRRSKLAGVSCLLWPSYWHRGLLNKDDNASNNPELEKTFGGYTAKQRLREEVESPFRTVRLFFFGSSTGSALTALYFSLLNILKAKSGLYTDGPSLDDALQSTAINVAAVLICGYLTYRDWKAGETNLARIAKGGALAQLVVNGPSPRTLASYRRNARVLIAVGGDGYIDTLCRSLNADQRADVNSLPQALSEAEVVIVPVLLQRNGETDWRVGDVKSRWSATEPTDSDRNMDVTRADEVVAFPRSPGPWIDYLRDEIATAQSQGFDVLQKGFIIVVKKNGRILRRATGQPPFDELVSNMEVLDGSKFGMPGDDEKYSSKPL; this is translated from the exons ATGGCGCTACCACATCGAGCCGTAGCACCTTTCCCCTACCATAGACCGCTTCAAGTTCAAGGAGAAGAGTCAAAAAACTCGGATAGAAATTTGCGGCGTGATCATCTCTTGAGGGAAAGCTTTCTGGCTGTCCGCTTTGCTGAGGCTTTCGTTCGTCTTGTCCGCGCTGCCTCGCTTTCGCCACCACACAAGAACTATCTGTTGGCAATATGCGACGATCGCCGTCGAAGCAAGCTCGCTGGTGTCTCGTGTCTTCTTTGGCCTTCTTACTGGCACCGGGGTCTGCT CAACAAAGACGACAACGCTAGTAACAATCCagaattggaaaagaccTTTGGCGGTTATACAGCCAAACAGCGTCTACGCGAAGAGGTCGAATCCCCCTTTCGCACGGTCCgtctctttttctttggctcTTCCACCGGCTCGGCACTCACAGCATTGTACTTTTCCCTCCTCAACATCCTTAAGGCCAAGTCGGGATTATATACGGACGGCCCGTCTCTGGACGACGCCCTGCAGAGTACGGCTATCAATGTCGCGGCTGTCCTCATCTGCGGTTATCTTACCTACCGCGACTGGAAAGCCGGCGAGACGAACCTGGCTCGCATCGCCAAGGGCGGTGCCCTCGCTCAGCTTGTCGTGAACGGTCCTTCCCCACGTACTCTCGCCAGCTACCGCCGGAACGCCCGGGTACTCATCGCCGTTGGTGGGGACGGTTACATTGATACCCTTTGTCGGAGCCTCAACGCCGATCAACGTGCCGACGTCAATTCGTTGCCTCAAGCACTCAGCGAAGCGGAAGTTGTAATTGTGCCAGTGTTGCTGCAAAGGAATGGCGAGACAGATTGGCGAGTGGGAGACGTCAAGAGTCGTTGGAGTGCTACCGAACCGACCGACAGCGATCGAAACATGGACGTCACACGCGCCGACGAGGTGGTGGCTTTTCCGCGGAGCCCTGGTCCGTGGATAGACTACCTACGCGATGAAATCGCCACGGCACAGTCCCAAGGGTTTGATGTGCTGCAAAAGGGTTTCATTATTGTCGTCAAGAAAAATGGCCGTATCCTTCGACGAGCCACGGGACAACCACCCTTTGACGAATTGGTGTCCAACATGGAAGTCCTGGACGGATCCAAGTTTGGCATGCCCGGTGACGATGAAAAATATTCTTCCAAACCGCTGTAG
- a CDS encoding predicted protein, which translates to MASYRNSDGLAPSRKRLHFRAFADKNSFLFGMILVFPSSGASDRPVWRLFYLSVDGIINFCTFGVWPFLVGIPLTKACTWLLPNALPKPLLDGLLILSCLPTTVNMCVILTSAAGGNVASSVCNAVLSNLMGIVVTPALLFHFFGSSIQLPFLEMCLKLCGKILVPVALGQLLRSTIAGEFSQKYSGFFKRSQEFALLSILWNSFCTAFVQGFGIEIRHSLTLLALLPTLHVASLATLFKIFSIPAIGLSRSDVIAGMFVASHKTLAFGLPLISTVFAGDVNLAAYSAPIMLLFPLQLIIGSLLVPQLEIYTAKL; encoded by the exons ATGGCCTCTTACCGGAATAGTGATGGATTGGCTCCTTCTAGGAAACGGTTACATTTTCGGGCCTTTGCGGATAAGAactcttttctttttggtatGATCCTGGTA TTTCCTTCGTCCGGAGCTAGTGATCGCCCAGTTTGGCGTCTCTTTTATCTTTCTGTTGATGGGATTATCAAT TTCTGCACTTTCGGAGTCTGGCCGTTTTTAGTGGGAATTCCGCTGACAAAAGCATGTACATGGCTTCTCCCAAATGCTTTGCCAAAGCCCTTGCTTGATGGCTTACTTATTCTATCATGTTTGCCAACAACTGTGAATATGTGCGTCATATTGACTTCGGCGGCGGGCGGCAATGTCGCATCGTCGGTCTGCAACGCTGTACTTAGCAATTTGATGGGGATAGTTGTGACTCCCGCATTGCTCTTCCACTTTTTTGGATCCAGCATCCAGTTACCCTTTCTGGAGATGTGTCTCAAACTCTGTGGCAAAATATTGGTGCCGGTTGCTCTTGGACAATTGCTGCGCTCTACTATCGCTGGCGAATTCTCTCAGAAATACTCGGGATTCTTCAAGCGGTCTCAGGAGTTTGCCTTGTTGAGCATTCTGTGGAACTCGTTCTGTACAGCTTTTGTACAGGGTTTCGGAATCGAAATTCGTCATAGCCTTACGCTACTTGCGCTTTTGCCCACTTTGCACGTTGCGTCGCTTGCTACCTTGTTCAAAATCTTTTCGATACCTGCTATTGGCCTATCTCGCAGCGATGTTATTGCTGGCATGTTTGTGGCTTCGCACAAGACGTTGGCGTTTGGTTTGCCGCTCATTAGTACGGTTTTTGCGGGGGATGTCAACCTTGCGGCCTACTCTGCCCCTATCATGTTATTGTTCCCCCTGCAACTCATTATTGGTTCCTTGCTAGTCCCTCAACTAGAAATTTACACTGCAAAGTTATAG
- a CDS encoding predicted protein: MSLEAKFAALKLDDVDSIVQAVQKDGVEKSGLAANIGVLAARCASSDDDEALVALKTTKTLVEQCPTAQAFTKDCLTACLEQALSKNTDVRNTAEETAFAICENINPFAMKSLLPQIFAQLPVEKKWQIRELGLKCIAKFNKTAPRQLGDALPEVIPEVTACMWDTKKQVKIAATAAMEAALQVIGNRDIEHMTDKILVAITKPKEVPEIMHKMAGVTFVQSVESPALAMVVPLLLRGLREKQIATKRQSAVIINNMSKLVDNPLDAAPFLPLLLPALQTNAESIADPEAREVTELAVAQLNRLKGLADKQFSVRGDISKLEDEFKKALGAENAEGGLLVVIKQASTIATTMMDLHFMEDVQWTKHVSSQFVDYLDKAKVEAGIEKVREEAEKMLVVPEEDEDEDDSEELCNCTFTLAYGTKILLHNTKMRLKRGKRYGLLGPNDCGKTTLMRAIANNQVEGFPDTGQVRTVFVEADIQGEQSHLSCVDYVLHDPKIEALGITTEEVRNVLATVGFTEDGKAKPNHAVSTLSGGWRMKLALARAMLQKADILLLDEPTNHLDVINVAWVKTYLNSLTNVTSIIVSHDSGLLNDCCTHILSFDNLKLSTFKGNLDEYVKAHPAARAYFTLSDSKMKFKFPQPGPIEGVKSKGKALMKMANCTFTYPVNDKPTLFDITVQVSLSSRIACIGENGAGKSTMIKLLVGEIEPQVGDVWKHPNARVAYVAQHAFHHIESHLDKTPNEYIRWRFANNGEDKESLVKVSLQFSDEEIKLQKAPFEIQVVDEASGKISKIKKVVGELMGGRKQNKSKEYEYEVRYAGSTVDSGEYLSSKILKKMGWEKAMKAVDLKIAQTAGMFIRPLSTKNVEEHLEGCGLGREFGTHYRMSALSGGQKVKVVLAAAMWMQPHIVILDEPTNYLDRESLGALAGAIEEFDGGVIIISHNNEFVSKLCPETWVMDAGHLETKGDADWMLKQDSKISDQMQINTDVTDAAGNKIEIKQDKKKLSKKEEKALIKKIKAKMKAGEALDSEEEELAFEKELV, encoded by the exons ATGTCTTTGGAAGCCAAATTTGCCGCTCTCAAGCTCGACGACGTGGACAGTATTGTACAAGCCGTCCAGAAGGACGGGGTCGAAAAGTCGGGTCTGGCCGCCAACATTGGTGTGTTGGCCGCTCGTTGCGCCtcgagcgacgacgacgaagccttgGTGGCACTCAAAACTACCAAGACTTTGGTGGAACAGTGCCCTACCGCACAAGCCTTCACCAAGGACTGTTTGACAGCTT gTCTGGAACaagccttgtccaagaaTACAGATGTCCGCAATACCGCCGAAGAAACGGCCTTTGCCATTTGCGAAAACATCAATCCGTTCGCCATGAAGTCTTTGCTGCCCCAGATCTTTGCCCAGCTTCCCGTAGAGAAGAAGTGGCAAATCCGGGAGTTGGGACTCAAGTGCATCGCCAAGTTCAACAAGACCGCCCCGCGCCAGTTGGGTGATGCCCTCCCGGAGGTCATTCCCGAAGTCACCGCCTGTATGTGGGACACCAAGAAGCAGGTCAAGATTGCCGCCACCGCAGCCATGGAAGCCGCTCTCCAAGTTATTGGGAACCGCGATATCGAACACATGACGGACAAAATTTTGGTCGCCATCACCAAGCCCAAGGAAGTGCCCGAAATTATGCACAAGATGGCGGGAGTTACCTTTGTCCAATCGGTCGAATCACCCGCCTTGGCCATGGTCGTGCCCCTTTTGTTGCGTGGACTACGGGAAAAGCAGATTGCTACCAAGCGTCAGTCAGCCGTTATTATCAACAACATGAGTAAGCTGGTCGACAACCCGCTTGACGCCGCTCCTTTCCTGCCCCTCTTGCTGCCGGCTCTACAGACCAACGCGGAAAGTATTGCCGACCCCGAGGCCCGCGAAGTCACCGAACTGGCCGTGGCGCAGTTGAATCGACTGAAAGGACTCGCGGACAAGCAATTCTCCGTCCGAGGAGATATCTCCAAGCTCGAAGACGAATTTAAGAAGGCTTTGGGCGCCGAAAATGCGGAAGGAGGCCTCTTGGTCGTTATCAAGCAAGCCTCGACCATTGCCACCACAATGATGGACTTGCACTTTATGGAAGATGTGCAGTGGACCAAGCATGTTTCGTCGCAGTTTGTGGACTATTTGGATAAGGCCAAGGTGGAAGCCGGTATCGAAAAGGTCCGTgaagaagccgaaaagaTGTTGGTCGTCCCcgaggaagatgaagacgaggacgactcCGAGGAACTTTGCAACTGTACCTTCACACTCGCCTACGGTACCAAGATTTTGTTGCACAACACCAAAATGCGCCTCAAGCGTGGTAAGCGCTACGGTCTGTTGGGACCCAACGATTGCGGAAAGACCACGCTCATGCGAGCCATTGCCAATAACCAGGTCGAGGGATTCCCCGATACTGGTCAGGTTCGTACCGTATTCGTCGAAGCCGATATTCAGGGTGAACAGTCCCACTTGTCGTGTGTCGACTACGTTCTACACGATCCCAAGATTGAGGCTTTGGGCATTACCACGGAAGAAGTGCGCAACGTGCTCGCGACGGTTGGTTTCACCGAAGACGGCAAGGCCAAGCCTAACCACGCCGTGTCGACTTTGAGTGGAGGATGGCGCATGAAATTGGCCCTGGCGCGTGCCATGCTTCAAAAGGCAGATATTCTTCTGCTCGACGAACCTACCAACCATTTGGATGTCATTAACGTTGCCTGGGTGAAGACCTACCTGAACTCATTGACCAACGTGACGTCGATTATTGTCAGTCACGATTCCGGTCTCTTGAACGATTGCTGCACCCACATTCTTTCTTTCGACAACCTGAAGCTCAGCACTTTCAAAGGAAATCTCGACGAGTACGTCAAGGCCCACCCGGCTGCCCGTGCCTACTTTACCTTGAGCGACTCCAAGATGAAGTTCAAGTTTCCCCAGCCGGGACCGATCGAGGGTGTCAAGTCCAAGGGTAAGGCCTTGATGAAGATGGCCAACTGCACCTTCACCTATCCCGTCAACGACAAGCCGACGCTTTTCGACATTACTGTGCAAGTATCACTCAGTTCCCGTATCGCTTGTATTGGGGAGAACGGTGCTGGCAAGTCAACAATGATCAAGCTATTGGTCGGTGAGATTGAGCCGCAAGTTGGTGACGTCTGGAAGCACCCCAACGCTCGTGTCGCCTACGTCGCACAGCACGCCTTTCACCACATTGAATCCCACTTGGATAAGACCCCGAACGAGTACATTCGTTGGCGTTTTGCCAACAATGGTGAAGACAAGGAGTCACTGGTCAAGGTATCTCTACAATTTTCCGATGAAGAAATTAAGCTGCAAAAGGCCCCCTTTGAGATTCAGGTGGTAGACGAAGCCAGTGGAAAAATTTCGAAGATCAAGAAGGTTGTGGGTGAGCTCATGGGAGGACGTAAACAGAACAAGAGCAAAGAATACGAGTACGAAGTCCGTTACGCCGGCTCGACCGTTGACTCGGGTGAATATTTGTCGTCGAAGATCCTCAAGAAGATGGGTTGGGAAAAGGCCATGAAGGCTGTCGATCTCAAGATTGCCCAGACTGCCGGTATGTTCATCCGTCCTTTGTCGACCAAGAATGTCGAAGAGCATTTGGAAGGCTGCGGGTTGGGACGTGAGTTCGGTACCCATTACCGTATGTCGGCGTTGTCCGGAGGACAGAAGGTGAAGGTTGTGTTGGCTGCTGCCATGTGGATGCAGCCACACATTGTCATTCTAGACGAGCCCACGAACTACCTGGATCGCGAATCGCTAGGTGCCCTGGCTGGTGCGATTGAGGAGTTTGATGGTGGAGTGATCATCATCTCGCACAACAACGAATTCGTTTCCAAGCTGTGTCCCGAAACCTGGGTCATGGACGCCGGTCACCTCGAGACCAAGGGTGACGCTGACTGGATGTTGAAGCAGGATTCTAAGATTTCTGATCAAATGCAGATCAATACGGACGTTACCGATGCGGCCGGTAACAAGATCGAGATCAAGCAGGACAAAAAGAAGCTgtccaagaaggaagagAAGGCACTCATCAAGAAAATTAAGGCCAAGATGAAGGCTGGTGAGGcccttgacagtgaagaagaagaacttgCCTTTGAGAAGGAACTGGTGTAA
- a CDS encoding predicted protein, whose product MELNGVTKTCTMNRQRTVEFEELWLVARNLLWSVVGLSIIIVAGVKFCGRQRQNEACPVDLVRHQLVHTEERGQSYADLAARVQELHELRSQLRADLALLQSRAARPKQQ is encoded by the coding sequence ATGGAATTGAACGGCGTAACGAAGACATGCACGATGAATCGCCAAAGGACCGTCGAGTTTGAGGAGCTTTGGCTCGTCGCACGGAACCTGCTTTGGTCCGTTGTCGGTCTGAGTATTATCATTGTCGCCGGTGTGAAATTTTGCGGGCGTCAACGCCAGAACGAGGCGTGTCCCGTTGATCTGGTCCGGCACCAGCTCGTACACACGGAGGAACGTGGGCAGTCATACGCTGACCTCGCCGCGCGAGTCCAAGAACTGCACGAGCTTCGGTCCCAACTCCGGGCCGATCTGGCCCTTTTGCAATCACGCGCTGCTCGTCCGAAGCAGCAATGA
- a CDS encoding predicted protein, with the protein MSSYQGLNSDDTASSTAATASSIMGLMNSAKEKWNASGANEAVGRVSAKIPESTKNYVGTLFSREQLRSVTVYFGIGEERPFYVEKTPSLLVERLRHNFTFFYLNYMLLTAVFFCLTLFISPTAIIGMAILAAGWMWVIKMSSSGSLNLAGIKIPQKTATILMTVISVFSLIYLLSNVFWYTLFWSGLFACIHAFLRDASLHKDMGDQVAMEGDLALGSSEDTSFLNDEV; encoded by the exons ATGTCTTCCTATCAAGGACTCAACTCGGACGATACAGCGTCGTCGACTGCGGCAACGGCCTCGTCCATTATGGGACTCATGAATTCGGC CAAAGAGAAATGGAACGCGTCCGGAGCCAACGAGGCTGTTGGTCGCGTTTCGGCAAAGATTCCCGAAAGTACCAAGAACTACGTCGGTACCCTCTTTTCCCGTGAGCAGTTGCGGTCCGTCACGGTCTATTTCGGAATTGGCGAAGAGCGACCCTTTTACGTGGAGAAGACCCCTTCACTGCTCGTAGAACGTCTGCGCCACAATTTCACTTTTTTCTACCTCAACTACATGCTCTTGACGGCGGTCTTTTTCTGTCTCACCCTGTTCATCAGTCCTACCGCTATTATTGGTATGGCTATTCTCGCAGCAGGATGGATGTGGGTGATCAAAATGAGCTCCTCGGGAAGTTTGAACTTGGCGG GGATTAAGATTCCGCAAAAAACAGCGACGATTCTCATGACAGTCATATCGGTATTTTCGCTTATTTATTTGCTCAGCAACGTCTTTTGGTACACCCTGTTTTGGTCCGGCTTATTTGCCTGTATCCACGCCTTTTTGCGGGACGCTTCGCTGCACAAGGACATGGGCGATCAAGTCGCAATGGAAGGTGATCTGGCTCTGGGATCCAGCGAAGACACGTCCTTTCTCAATGATGAAGTATAA
- a CDS encoding predicted protein has protein sequence LSQSLKQGTAVAHQAAEDVHFVRNFIRGQIDRDVYARMVVCLYHVYEALEVALDEHAPRCFPSLHFPTQLRRVPALAEDLDFWVRGGENAVVNEITPATQDYVDRIRHIARTDPVLLLAHSYTRYLGDLSGGKILARVAKRALQLDTDGLAFYEFPQVPSLKLFKDEYRRALDDSELRLTPAQRQHLVSEANVAFLLNMRIFEELDV, from the coding sequence CTTTCGCAAAGTCTCAAACAAGGCACGGCCGTGGCACACCAAGCCGCGGAAGATGTACACTTTGTCCGCAACTTTATCCGAGGCCAGATTGATCGGGACGTGTACGCCCGAATGGTGGTGTGTCTGTACCACGTGTACGAGGCTCTTGAAGTCGCCCTCGATGAACATGCTCCCCGCTGTTTCCCATCCCTCCATTTTCCTACGCAACTCCGACGCGTCCCGGCCCTCGCCGAAGACCTGGATTTTTGGGTCCGCGGTGGTGAAAATGCCGTTGTCAACGAGATAACCCCCGCAACGCAAGACTACGTCGACCGAATTCGCCACATTGCCCGAACGGACCCCGTGCTCTTGTTGGCCCATTCCTACACACGCTACCTGGGGGATCTGTCCGGGGGCAAGATCCTCGCTCGTGTCGCTAAACGCGCCCTCCAACTCGATACAGACGGCCTCGCCTTTTACGAATTCCCCCAAGTGCCTAGTCTCAAACTCTTCAAGGACGAATACCGCCGCGCGCTGGACGACAGCGAATTGCGACTCACGCCCGCACAAAGGCAGCACCTCGTCTCGGAAGCCAACGTGGCATTTTTACTCAACATGCGCATCTTTGAAGAACTCGATGTC
- a CDS encoding predicted protein, with translation MATSNFFHKPELALRRAQELEGIHQDDAALAMLHEVLSSRRHRTWSPAFEQIMIVYVDLCLKLYKTREAKDGLHQYRNLSQTQAPGSLEKVIRYLLTAAEKKCTEAKASADAQQDQILEENGNGDDEDGFRASPQAILLSTMSTDPAKSQRDSALLVPSLKFLWETYRAVLDILRSNSKLEHVYHFAAQSALQFCQDYKRRMEFRNLCDMLRLHLGNLRQYGNLDANDDGKTNNKVRGWEGWTTESIELHLQTRFIQLETASVLHRYTEGFRTCEDIFNILQISQARRKHNPDVPAPKAKLMASYYEKLTTLFWVSENYLFHAFAWYKYYTLCKEFNRGMSEDTKRMQASAVLLAALCIPSVPANESKASHSNQHTIATTVEDGIVKQKMARMATLLGFHTRNPTRDALLAEIRSKGILEQAPAYLRELYELLEETNDPLIMVQKAKPLLEQLQQELGATTSNDVKNDDVDDTTLGRYVKPITNVLLLKLIRNLSAAYHTVSMDHLKSLTSGLDLSFEQVEKTIVTSSKTLAVRLDHRAGCLRFGNVQLESDAMRSQLVNLSKQLQAVSNVLTPPDRQSVLQSRLSTYQSVRENLHAEHAAVLERKNLIETRKEETERVAQEKSKQEARVKAEEEAARKAEEEQRIVREQRLREIEKQRKIQQELDNQEKKRFLAAMGKKTEDISEEQIAKIDTEALQREHEAKINKEREEAERKTRETAKKLDYLVRAIRIEELPLIKKKYEEKTKLDKERYEQENIEKAQKAKLQWEADVKDKAVLESHNVFAYCSEFENSVMVGRQAEHDVICQRAEEEAEMEAEKAKISRARKRKAAEEKLMAAEAAREAEEEARRKEEEEKRKKDEARREREAKEEERRRAEDERMEEERRKKAGPAKYIPPSQRLASGGERGGGGGEDRPSRFGGAGSYPGGGRYEGRSDDRGGGWRGGGDRSGDYRRGGDDRRGGDDRRGGDDRRGGDDRRGGDDRREGDDRRGGAYGGDRRGGAGSGSYNDRRGPPSDGNSRWR, from the exons ATGGCGACTTCCAACTTTTTCCACAAGCCCGAGTTGGCCTTGCGACGCGCGCAGGAACTCGAAGGCATCCATCAGGACGACGCCGCCTTGGCCATGTTGCACGAAGTGCTATCCTCACGCCGTCATCGTACCTGGAGTCCAGCCTTTGAACAAATCATGATCGTGTACGTTGATCTCTGCCTCAAGCTGTACAAAACACGCGAAGCCAAAGATGGTCTGCATCAGTACCGTAATTTGAGTCAAACACAGGCTCCGGGATCGTTGGAAAAGGTGATTCGCTACTTACTCACCGCGGCGGAGAAAAAGTGTACCGAAGCCAAAGCTTCCGCGGACGCCCAGCAGGATCAGATTTTGGAAGAGAATGGGaatggcgacgacgaagacggtTTCCGGGCTTCTCCGCAGGCAATCTTGCTATCCACCATGTCCACGGACCCGGCCAAATCGCAACGCGATTCCGCCCTCCTCGTGCCGTCCCTCAAGTTTCTCTGGGAAACCTACCGAGCCGTTCTGGACATTTTGCGATCCAACTCCAAACTAGAACACGTCTACCACTTTGCGGCACAGAGCGCCTTGCAGTTCTGTCAAGATTACAAACGTCGAATGGAGTTTAGGAATCTTTGTGACATGCTCAGACTCCATCTCGGCAATCTGCGCCAGTACGGCAATCTCGACGCCAACGATGACGGAAAAACCAACAACAAG GTCCGCGGTTGGGAAGGTTGGACTACGGAATCGATCGAGTTGCACCTACAAACGCGCTTCATACAGCTCGAAACCGCCAGCGTCCTGCACCGCTACACCGAAGGATTCCGGACATGCGAGGATATTTTCAATATTCTCCAAATCAGCCAGGCTCGTCGCAAGCACAATCCCGACGTGCCCGCACCCAAGGCCAAGCTCATGGCATCCTACTACGAAAAGCTCACGACCCTGTTTTGGGTTTCGGAAAATTACCTTTTCCACGCCTTTGCCTGGTACAAGTACTATACCTTGTGCAAAGAGTTCAATCGTGGCATGTCGGAAGACACGAAGCGTATGCAGGCGTCGGCCGTCCTATTGGCCGCCTTGTGCATCCCTTCCGTCCCCGCGAACGAAAGCAAGGCCTCGCATTCCAACCAACATACTATTGCCACCACGGTCGAAGACGGGATAGTGAAGCAAAAAATGGCCCGCATGGCTACCTTGTTGGGCTTTCATACGCGCAACCCGACCCGCGACGCCTTGCTGGCGGAAATCCGTAGCAAGGGGATTCTGGAACAGGCTCCGGCCTACTTGAGAGAACTCtacgagcttttggaagaaaccAACGATCCGCTTATTATGGTTCAAAAGGCCAAGCCGCTTTTGGAACAGCTGCAGCAAGAGCTCGGGGCCACCACGTCTAACGATGtcaagaacgacgacgtcgatgACACGACCTTGGGTCGCTACGTTAAGCCCATCACCAACGTGCTGTTACTGAAACTCATTCGCAACTTGTCGGCAGCTTACCACACGGTATCAATGGATCATTTGAAATCTCTCACGTCTGGTCTCGATCTGAGCTTCGAACAGGTGGAAAAGACCATCGTCACGAGTTCAAAAACGCTGGCTGTGCGTCTGGATCACCGTGCCGGCTGTCTACGTTTCGGTAACGTGCAACTGGAATCGGACGCAATGCGCTCGCAGCTGGTAAACTTATCGAAGCAGCTACAGGCCGTGTCCAACGTTCTGACCCCACCGGATCGGCAAAGCGTGTTGCAGTCCCGACTGTCCACGTACCAATCGGTCCGCGAAAATCTCCACGCCGAACACGCGGCCGTGCTGGAACGTAAAAACTTGATCGAAACgcgcaaagaagaaaccgaaCGAGTAGCGCAAGAAAAGTCTAAGCAAGAAGCCCGTGTCAAggcggaagaggaagcaGCGCGTAAggccgaagaagaacagcGCATCGTGCGGGAACAGCGCTTGCGCGAGATTGAAAAGCAGCGCAAAATTCAACAAGAGTTGGACAATCAAGAGAAGAAACGGTTTCTGGCCGCCATGGGAAAAAAGACGGAGGATATTTCGGAAGAGCAAATCGCCAAGATCGATACGGAAGCCTTGCAGCGGGAGCACGAAGCAAAGATCAACAAGGAACGTGAGGAAGCCGAACGCAAAACTCGTGAGACGGCCAAGAAACTGGATTATTTGGTCCGGGCGATTCGTATCGAGGAACTGCCTCTGATCAAGAAGAAGTACGAAGAAAAGACGAAATTGGACAAGGAGCGGTACGAACAAGAGAACATCGAGAAGGCGCAAAAGGCTAAGTTGCAATGGGAAGCCGATGTGAAAGACAAGGCTGTGTTGGAATCCCACAACGTCTTTGCCTACTGCTCTGAGTTTGAAAACTCCGTAATGGTGGGACGCCAAGCCGAGCATGACGTAATTTGCCAAAGagccgaagaagaggcagaaatggaagccgaaaaggccaaaatTTCCCGAGCTCGCAAGCGGAAAGCAGCGGAGGAGAAGCTTATGGCTGCCGAAGCTGCCCGTGAGGCAGAGGAAGAAGCTCGCCGgaaggaagaggaggagaaGCGCAAGAAAGATGAGGCTCGCCGGGAGCGAGAAGCCAAAGAGGAAGAGCGCCGGCGGGCAGAAGACGAACGAATGGAGGAAGAGCGTCGAAAAAAGGCAGGTCCTGCCAAGTACATTCCTCCATCACAACGCTTGGCTAGCGGTGGCGAacgtggtggcggcggtggagaaGACCGCCCCAGTCGATTTGGTGGTGCCGGATCCTACCCTGGAGGTGGACGTTATGAAGGCCGTTCGGACGATCGAGGCGGTGGCTGGCGCGGTGGTGGCGACCGAAGTGGTGATTATCGTAGAGGTGGAGATGATCGCAGAGGTGGAGATGATCGCAGAGGTGGAGATGATCGCAGAGGTGGAGACGATCGCAGAGGTGGAGACGATCGTAGAGAAGGAGACGATCGTAGAGGAGGCGCATACGGAGGAGATCGTCGTGGCGGCGCAGGGAGTGGTAGCTACAACGATCGTCGTGGGCCCCCTTCGGACGGCAACAGTCGTTGGCGCTAA
- a CDS encoding predicted protein: MSASDRREGTRHGDSGQNQESSDDGDGSTHSILRYGPQKSVDGWVIFVTGLHEESQEDDIIDMFSEHGQVKDFKLSYNRRTGQVIGYAMIEYARQSEAQDTINNFHGKRFLGKTISVHWAFVKPSVVGESTLSDIDGR, encoded by the coding sequence ATGTCGGCTTCAGATCGGCGAGAGGGAACAAGACATGGTGACAGTGGTCAAAATCAGGAAAGTTCGGATGACGGTGACGGATCGACACATTCCATTCTCCGATATGGACCACAGAAGTCCGTGGACGGGTGGGTTATCTTTGTTACGGGTCTACACGAAGAGAGCCAAGAAGACGATATCATAGATATGTTTTCCGAACACGGCCAAGTCAAAGACTTTAAGCTGAGCTACAACCGCCGGACGGGCCAAGTGATAGGGTACGCTATGATCGAATACGCACGGCAATCTGAAGCGCAAGACACAATCAACAACTTCCACGGAAAGAGGTTTTTAGGCAAAACCATAAGCGTGCACTGGGCCTTTGTCAAGCCATCGGTGGTGGGGGAATCGACGCTCAGCGACATTGATGGGCGATGA